One Vespula pensylvanica isolate Volc-1 chromosome 3, ASM1446617v1, whole genome shotgun sequence DNA window includes the following coding sequences:
- the LOC122628083 gene encoding FK506-binding protein 5-like, whose product MKKSYSISCCTNTPSEDKVHDQAMIIDLSDQESMPSQLLMLSLSQLCDNDHNSYITSYAGNQYMEIHHNQSIISDTIKCQCLNKLKIPEWILSCTNGNMKKSENSTVNIHDKTNKDTINDTIQDIYVRNGTKRLGDSDNEDVVSNKEIKQIHLDKRNEFEDVCRNTDYTCMNGTIMKSVEKDAEMYKINSQNAQKTNNDLSDNETYQKENNIELDDYVSTDIGPSNDLQNNTQSCDTIIIAFSKPKFKQVLSEIKEHIRSLEKQIESINNIIDNITVLSEQQGHLPSEKENFTIFCEKRYTYPNEPQTDEFVDINNNKEQIIDKNMKESNMCKCLQKCTSLTGKFSNCQERIATSIDEELLENDDTVDPEQSSVVEKISSYAEEEEEEEEEEEEEKEKEDEEEKEEELSTTEIITDITNHKPDKSQQNNGSQIDTITAPHTNHEIEQIPLSHSDDKNMSDFKTDEVKSSVESKTKNNHYDQADCNTATSYHSTKKTAISNHDTIYGLYLETTYTQSSNFQIVAATSISSSKLNSDTTESNDLPKSEKSTSRKIVEKSNNKVSPATLDISTTIDDLNPSISIQCITINLSNCQVHPQTTKIKDTSVRNIHEKVTKNKKNKKFKLRKS is encoded by the exons atgaaaaaaagttattctatttcttgttGTACAAACACTCCTTCGGAAGATAAAGTGCACGATCAAGCAATGATTATAGATTTATCAGATCAAGAGAGTATGCCATCTCAATTATTaatgctctctctttctcagctCTGTGACAATGATCATAATAGTTATATTACATCGTATGCAGGCAATCAGTACATGGAAATTCATCATAATCAATCGATAATATCAGATACTATTAAATGtcaatgtttaaataaattaaaaataccaGAATGGATTTTATCTTGTACAAAtggtaatatgaaaaaatctGAAAATTCTACAGTTAATATACATGATAAGACCAATAAGGACACTATTAACGATACAATTCAAGATATATATGTTAGAAATGGAACAAAACGATTGGGTGATAGTGATAACG AAGATGTCGTCTCAAATAaggaaattaaacaaatacatTTAGACAAACGAAATGAATTCGAAGATGTATGCAGGAATACCGATTACACATGTATGAATGGCACTATCATGAAATCAGTTGAAAAGGATGcggaaatgtataaaataaattcgcaAAATGCTCAGAAGACAAATAACGATTTATCGGACAATGAAACGTAccagaaagaaaacaacataGAGCTTGATGATTATGTATCTACTGATATAGGGCCAAGTAATGACTTACAGAATAATACGCAATCTTGTGATACCATAATAATAGCTTTTTCCAAACCAAAATTTAAACAAGTTTTATCGGAAATCAAGGAACATATAAGAAgtttagaaaaacaaatagaaagtataaacaatataatagaCAATATAACAGTTTTATCGGAACAACAAGGCCATTTACcttcggaaaaagaaaacttcacAATATTTTGTGAAAAAAGATACACATATCCAAATGAACCGCAAACAGATGAATTCgtcgatataaataacaataaagaacaaataatagataaaaatatgaaagaatctAATATGTGTAAATGTCTACAAAAATGTACATCTTTAACAGGAAAATTTTCCAACTGTCAAGAGCGAATTGCTACATCTATAGACGaggaattattagaaaatgatgATACCGTCGATCCAGAGCAAAGTTCAGTGGTcgaaaaaatttcatcatatgcagaagaagaagaagaagaagaagaagaagaagaagaagaaaaagaaaaagaagatgaagaagaaaaagaagaagagcttTCCACTACAGAAATAATAACAGATATAACAAATCACAAACCTGACAAATCACAACAGAATAACGGATCACAAATTGATACAATAACTGCACCTCATACGAACCACGAAATAGAGCAAATACCTCTTTCTCATTCAGATGACAAAAATATGTCGGACTTTAAGACAGATGAAGTGAAATCATCCGTTGAAtcgaaaactaaaaataatcattatgatCAGGCGGATTGTAACACTGCCACTTCATATCATTCCACAAAGAAGACTGCAATATCTAATCATGATACAATTTACGGCTTATATTTAGAAACAACTTATACACAATCGTCCAATTTTCAAATTGTTGCTGCTACGTCGATATCGTCTTCGAAGTTAAATTCGGATACTACGGAAAGCAATGATCTCCCTAAATCGGAAAAATCCACATCGAGAAAAATTGTCGAGAAAAGCAATAATAAAGTTTCTCCTGCTACATTAGATATTTCTACAACGATAGACGATCTAAACCCATCTATTTCTATTCAAtgtataacaattaatttgtCAAACTGCCAAGTTCATCCACAaactacaaaaataaaagatacgaGTGTACGGAATATTCACGAGAAagtgacaaaaaataaaaagaataaaaaatttaaattaagaaaaagttaa